Proteins from one Pongo abelii isolate AG06213 chromosome 19, NHGRI_mPonAbe1-v2.0_pri, whole genome shotgun sequence genomic window:
- the SLC35G6 gene encoding solute carrier family 35 member G6, with product MAGSHPYFNLPDFTHPSPPSTPPSLPWHQRCQPSDVTKGLLVALLGGGLPAGFVGPLSRMAYQASNLPSLELLICRCLFHLPIALLLKLRGDPLLGPPDIRGRACFHALLNVLSIGCAYSAVQVVPAGNAATVRKGSSTVCSAVLTLCLESQGLSGYDWCGLLGSILGLIIIVGPGLGTLQEGTTGLYTALGYVLAFLGGLALSLGLLVYRSLHFPSCLPTVAFLFGLVGLLGSVPGLFVLQTPVLPSDLLSWSCVGAVGILALVSFTCVSYAVTKAHPALVCAVLHSEVVVALILQYYMLYETVAPSDIMGAGVVLGSIAIITARNLSCEKEGKMEE from the exons ATG GCTGGCAGTCACCCCTACTTCAACCTGCCTGACTTCACGCACCCATCGCCACCCTCCACTCCACCCAGCCTCCCCTGGCACCAGCGCTGCCAGCCCTCTGATGTCACCAAGGGCCTGCTGGTGGCCCTGCTGGGTGGGGGCCTGCCTGCTGGCTTTGTGGGCCCCCTTTCTCGTATGGCTTACCAGGCTTCCAATCTGCCCTCGCTGGAGCTGCTCATCTGTCGATGCCTCTTCCACCTCCCTATTGCCCTGCTACTTAAACTGCGTGGCGACCCACTTCTGGGACCTCCTGACATCCGAGGCCGGGCCTGCTTCCATGCCCTGCTCAACGTCCTCAGCATTGGATGTGCCTACAGTGCGGTTCAGGTGGTGCCCGCTGGCAACGCTGCCACTGTTCGCAAAGGTTCTTCCACTGTCTGCTCCGCCGTCCTCACCCTCTGCCTTGAGAGCCAGGGTCTCAGTGGCTACGACTGGTGTGGACTGTTGGGCAGCATTCTAGGACTAATCATCATTGTGGGACCTGGACTCGGGACACTACAGGAGGGGACCACGGGTCTCTACACCGCCCTGGGCTATGTGCTGGCTTTCCTGGGAGGCCTGGCGCTGTCCCTGGGGCTTCTGGTCTATCGTTCTCTGCActttccctcctgcctcccaacaGTGGCCTTCCTATTTGGCTTGGTGGGGCTGCTGGGCTCTGTGCCAGGCCTCTTTGTGCTGCAGACCCCCGTGTTGCCCAGTGACCTCCTGAGTTGGAGTTGTGTGGGGGCAGTGGGGATCCTCGCCTTGGTCTCCTTCACATGTGTGAGCTATGCAGTCACCAAGGCCCACCCTGCCCTGGTGTGTGCTGTCCTGCATTCCGAGGTGGTGGTGGCCCTTATACTGCAGTATTATATGCTCTATGAGACTGTGGCACCTTCTGACATCATGGGGGCAGGGGTTGTGCTGGGCAGCATTGCCATCATCACAGCCCGGAACCTCAGCtgtgagaaggaagggaagatggagGAGTGA